GCGCTTGGGCTCGTCGGCAAAGATTTCAACTTTGAAACCAAGCGCGTCCGGATCTGGCGCACCTACGAAAACGGCAAGTACAAGCTCACAAAGAACAAGCAGACCCGTTCGATCCCTTTGAGTAAGGCTCTGATTGACTACCTACAGTCACTGCAACGTGGCCCGGAGGAAGCGATCGCGCTCAATGGATCGGGCCGGCCGCTTGACCAGAAGCCATTGTCAGAGCTGGTCGTTCCTGCGGTCAAAGCTGCAAAGCTGCCAAGCCAGGTCAGTCCCTATTGGCTCAGGCATTCCTACATTAGCCGGAAGCTGGCCGAAGGCAAGAATCCCGTCGATGTAGCCAAGGTGACGGGTCACACGGTGGACACGCTTCTCAAGAACTACGCCTGGGCAATCCCCGAAGCGCTGAACAACTTTGTTGACTGACATACGCTTGGGACGTGGTATTGGGTAACCTAGGTCTCGCTCGCTCGTGAGCAAGGAAAAACGATGCCAACAACTGGTGAAAAGCCTGGCGCAGGAACATACATATGCACAAACTGCGGCACTTCAGTGATCCTTGACGATGACGACGACAGGTTGCCTCCGTGCCCGAAATGCCAGGGTACCGACTACAACTAAGATTGGGGCGAGAGGGTGGACTTTTCAAGATAAGCGTCATACCGCTCGATCTCGCGTCGGTTGATGCGCCGAAGTTTTCCATTCCGGGTGAAGTAGATGCGGCCCCTGGCCGCTTCATACTCAATGTGACGGACGGACACAGAGAACAGCCACGCGAATTCCTGAACGGTCAAATGCTCCTTCTGACGGATCGCAACCGCCTGATCGCCCGTCAGTTCTTTGGAACGCTGATGACTTGAGGGACTCATGCAACCCCCGTTGCAAGCGTGGCGAAGCCACAATGGATAAGTTTACAGCAGTATCTAGCACAAACGTTCTGATAGAGATGCCAGAAAACCTTCCTGCTTCACGGCATTAAGAATATCAACAACTGCTACCATCTCCACGAGCGCAGCCCCCATTACTGGCCGAGTGGAAATCAGTCTACCAATGAACCTCAGCGGAGCACTCCGACGCTTGGCTGATCAACTCCCTTCTAGGCCTTTGGCAGTCTTTTTGAACGACTGCCAATATTCTTGCGGCTATTCCTAGATTTGTCCCGTCTCCAGTCTTTGGAGGGTTTTTCTACAAGCGAACGAAAGAGTGCCGCGGACACCTGCAGAGCCATTTTGCCTAGGCCCGCGGGGCCCAAAGCCGTGTGACCGCCAGGCTCTTGCACAGGTATACTTGTGTGCACTATCTTACCGGGCCCATCACCGTTTCGTGGACTCGTCTTCGGACGGGATGGACGGAACTTGAAGGATTTAGGATGAAACAAGAAAGAAACTTGCCGGGCATTGAGGCTCCGGGCATTTACGACATCAGGCGGCTGCCTCACGCCGACTTCAAGAAGCACTGGCAGTCTATTATTGTCGCGCCCGAGTTAAAGGAGTCTCTGCTATGCCAAGCTGCTCTCAATTTTACAATGCGTGGCCGAGTTGGTCGAAATGTGGTGCCTTTGCACGGGATCATACTTCTGACGGGAAAGCCAGGTACGGGGAAGACAACGCTAGCAAAGGGTTTGGCCTCCGAAACTGCCGACCTGATCAAAGGCAACGGTCTTACATTCGTGGAGGTTGAGCCTCACTCGCTTGCGAGCTCGGCTTTGGGCAAAACACAGCGCGCAGTGTCTGACCTGTTCGCGACGAGCATCGCTGAGATCGCCATGCAGGGGCCTACCGTTGTTTTGCTTGACGAGGTGGAGACTATCTTGGTTGACCGGGCAAAACTCAGCCTAGATGCCAACCCGATCGATGTTCATCGCGCTACCGATGCTGCGCTAGTGGCCCTCGATCATCTGGCGGAGAAGCATCCAAATCTGCTCATCATCGCAACGAGCAACTTTCCCCAGGCCATAGATGGTGCTTTCGTCTCGCGCTGCGACGTGGTTTTCGAAGTCCCTCTGCCTGATTCCCAGGCTTCTCACTCAATTTTGGCAAACACACTAGATCAGTTGTCAAACACCTATCCTGAGCTAAGGGGCTTCACTAGGCGACCACAATTTGCTGCACTGGCCGCCAAGTGCGTCGGCCTAGATGGAAGGCAGATCCGCAAACTTGTTGCTGCCGCCTGTACGTTCGACAAGAAGACCGCGCTAAATCCCGGTCTACTCACTGAGAAAGATATCGAGAGGGCTGCGTTGCGAGCGCTCAAGGACGTGCGACGATGAGCAGTGCCGTCGCACGCACCTACAAATCCGTGCCAGAACGGACTGCACCTGACACTTGGCGGGCCATTGTGTCGCTCATCGCACCTGAGCCGGGCGACGCGCGGGATGAACTCATGCGTATCGAGGGGATTGCCTGTTCTCTGATCACAGACAAGGCATTCAGGGCCCCTTCGCCTGCCACTGTGACGGGCCCCAACCCACGGGTGCGGATTTACTGTATCTATGACGACGATGCAATCGAGGGTGACAAAGCTTCCGAACAGGCCCTAAGTTTCACCGCGACCGAGGGCGATTGGGCTATGTCCCTTCCGTGTTTCAACTCAGATTTGTCATGGGTTCAAGCGGCGCTGAAGAATAAGTCAACGCGTATCACCGCCCGCGACCGCGACCAGGGCCTTAACTTAGGCGAAAGCAACGACAACACCCGCGCAGCTGTTATGTTTGATGAGGAGGCATTTCTGCGATCATGAGCGCAACCACTGTTTCTGTAAGCACCTATACACACTCTGTAACATTTGTCACCGATAACATTCTGAAAACGCTAAAGGACATCATCGTCTTGAGTGGTCTGAGCCCAGAAAAAATGACTACTGACTGGCATGTTCTGCATTCAGGTATTAGCACATGGATACATTCGGGGCACCTTGAGCGCGTGACACTTGAGGTCTACAATACGTCCTCGGACGCCCTGATCGGACGTTGGGATATTGACATTTCCTACGAGTGGTCGGGCGGAAATGGCCGCTTTTGGGTCGATACAGATCAAATTAGGAACGCCATCAAGAAGTCGGGCATCTGGCCATCTAGTGCCGCTTATGCCATTAAAGTCAAAAACAGTTCAGGCGAGCCTTACGTTGCGGGCTGGGGTGACTGCAATTTCCGTTCGACCCAAGGTTTTGTGCGTCAAAGCCTCGGCACTAATGTCGAACACAGTGGCCTCGGTGGTTCGGCGAGCTATTATAGGAAGGTTTCCTAGGCATGCTTACGACCGACGAAGCCTTCAGGAAATTCAAGTCTCGGCTCGAACTCAACTCGCGAGAACAGGATAACGCAAGCAAGCGACATACTGAAGTGCGCGATCACATGCGTTGCAAGTTCTCAATAGACAACGACTTTCTAACAGGGTCTTATGCGCGACACACCAAGACAAAACCACTTAAGGACATTGATGTGTTTGTGGTTCTTGGCGAAAAGGAGAAACATTACCGCGAGGAGCATCCGTCGAACGTGATGTTGGCCTTCGAGACGGCCCTTGTGGAAAAGTACGGTAGTAGTTCAGTGTCCAAGCAGCGTCGCGCGGTGACGGTTGACTTTGGAGTGAAGCCTGATGCCGATGACAAGACCGATTATCGGGTTCTAAGTCTTGATGTTGTCGCCGCCTTCAAGGACGGTGACAACTACGAGATACCAGATGCTACCGAAGGCAAGTGGGTCAAGACCAATCCGAAAGTGCATGCCGAAAGAGCAGTTTCTGCGCACCAAGCTTACAGTAGTGAGTGGAAGGGCCTTGTTCGGATGGTCAAGTACTGGAACAACAAGAAACACGCGGATAAGCCAGTCAAGCCATCCTTCTTGCTTGAAGTTATGGCACTGG
This genomic window from Armatimonadota bacterium contains:
- a CDS encoding excisionase family DNA-binding protein — protein: MSPSSHQRSKELTGDQAVAIRQKEHLTVQEFAWLFSVSVRHIEYEAARGRIYFTRNGKLRRINRREIERYDAYLEKSTLSPQS
- a CDS encoding AAA family ATPase, whose protein sequence is MKQERNLPGIEAPGIYDIRRLPHADFKKHWQSIIVAPELKESLLCQAALNFTMRGRVGRNVVPLHGIILLTGKPGTGKTTLAKGLASETADLIKGNGLTFVEVEPHSLASSALGKTQRAVSDLFATSIAEIAMQGPTVVLLDEVETILVDRAKLSLDANPIDVHRATDAALVALDHLAEKHPNLLIIATSNFPQAIDGAFVSRCDVVFEVPLPDSQASHSILANTLDQLSNTYPELRGFTRRPQFAALAAKCVGLDGRQIRKLVAAACTFDKKTALNPGLLTEKDIERAALRALKDVRR
- a CDS encoding HORMA domain containing protein translates to MSATTVSVSTYTHSVTFVTDNILKTLKDIIVLSGLSPEKMTTDWHVLHSGISTWIHSGHLERVTLEVYNTSSDALIGRWDIDISYEWSGGNGRFWVDTDQIRNAIKKSGIWPSSAAYAIKVKNSSGEPYVAGWGDCNFRSTQGFVRQSLGTNVEHSGLGGSASYYRKVS
- a CDS encoding nucleotidyltransferase; this encodes MLTTDEAFRKFKSRLELNSREQDNASKRHTEVRDHMRCKFSIDNDFLTGSYARHTKTKPLKDIDVFVVLGEKEKHYREEHPSNVMLAFETALVEKYGSSSVSKQRRAVTVDFGVKPDADDKTDYRVLSLDVVAAFKDGDNYEIPDATEGKWVKTNPKVHAERAVSAHQAYSSEWKGLVRMVKYWNNKKHADKPVKPSFLLEVMALECLHAPWSGNYAYEMQSFFATLSNRIDETWNDPANLGPPVSDMMDSVRRATAKAALKSAARECTLAIDLARQGKNYEALKAWRELFGPMFPLS